One stretch of Armigeres subalbatus isolate Guangzhou_Male chromosome 2, GZ_Asu_2, whole genome shotgun sequence DNA includes these proteins:
- the LOC134218389 gene encoding succinate dehydrogenase [ubiquinone] iron-sulfur subunit, mitochondrial: MALVCDLKMLLAYRGTFGQLRNIHVAATNNAAAKKVKKFQIYRWNPDKPEQKPYNQTYDVDLSACGPMVLDALIKIKNEVDPTLTFRRSCREGICGSCAMNIGGTNTLACISKIDADNLDKPTKVYPLPHMYVVKDLVPDMNNFYNQYRSIQPWLQRKNEAGEKKGDAQYLQSVDDRAKLDGLYECILCACCSTSCPSYWWNGDKYLGPAVLMQAYRWIIDSRDESTAARLDKLKDPFSVYRCHTIMNCTRTCPKGLNPGKAIAEIKKLLSGIAKKDAPGLETAALHGK; the protein is encoded by the exons ATGGCCCTTGTGTGCGATCTCAAAATGCTGCTAGCCTACCGCGGAACTTTCGGACAG CTTCGAAATATACACGTGGCTGCAACAAACAATGCCGCGGCcaaaaaagtcaagaaattccAGATTTATCGTTGGAATCCGGACAAGCCCGAACAGAAGCCTTACAATCAA ACCTACGATGTGGATTTGAGCGCATGCGGTCCGATGGTGCTGGATGCTTTGATTAAAATTAAGAACGAAGTCGACCCCACGTTGACGTTCCGTAGGTCGTGCCGTGAGGGAATTTGCGGATCGTGTGCGATGAACATTGGTGGCACGAACACGTTGGCCTGCATCAGCAAGATCGATGCGGACAACTTGGACAAACCGACCAAGGTGTACCCGTTGCCGCATATGTACGTGGTGAAGGATTTGGTCCCGGACATGAACAACTTCTACAACCAGTATCGCTCAATCCAGCCGTGGCTGCAGCGCAA GAATGAAGCCGGCGAAAAGAAGGGAGACGCCCAATACCTCCAGTCGGTGGACGATCGCGCCAAGCTGGACGGCTTGTACGAGTGTATTCTGTGTGCTTGCTGTTCGACCTCGTGCCCTTCATACTGGTGGAATGGCGACAAGTACCTCGGACCGGCAGTACTCATGCAAGCCTACCGTTGGATTATCGATTCGCGTGACGAGTCCACGGCCGCTCGGTTGGACAAGTTGAAGGATCCGTTCAGTGTGTACCGGTGCCACACCATCATGAACTGTACTCGCACCTGCCCGAAGGGTCTGAATCCGGGCAAGGCCATTGCCGAGATCAAGAAATTGCTGTCCGGTATTGCGAAGAAAGATGCCCCTGGATTGGAAACGGCTGCGCTGCACGGTAAGTAA